CGGTGGTCCAGAAGACCCGCTCGTAGTCGGTCAGCGCGCGGGCCGCCGACCAGAGCGCGAACGGCACGGTGTCGTGGGCGGTGGTGCGGCGCCCGCTGCCGAGGACCGCGGCGACCGTGCCCGCGTCGCCGTAGTCGAGCATGTCGCGCGCCCGGCGCAGCCCCGCGCCGACCGCGCTGCGCGGCACGAGTGCGACGACCCCGTCGAGCAGCGCCTCGGGCGTCGGCGGACCGGCCGGGTCGGCGGCGAGGGCCGCCGCGGCCGCCACCGCCATGGCACCGACCACGGCCTCGCGGTGCTGATGGGTGGTGTACGCGGAGATCTCGGCCTGGTGCGTGGCCTGCTCCGGGTCGTCGGCGTACCAGGCGCCGAGCGGTGCGATGCGCATGGCGGCGCCGTTGCCCCAGGAGCCCTGGCCGTTGAACAGCGCGGCGGCCAGCTCCCGCCAGTCGCCTCCCTCACGGATCAGCCGGAGCATCCGGTTGACCGCGGGCCCGTAGCCGCGGTCGAAGTCGTGGTGGTCGGCGAAGGAGCGGGCGAGCGCGTCCTGGTCGATGCGGTCGTGCGCCGCGAGCACGGCGAGCACGGAGCAGGCCATCTCGGTGTCGTCGGTCCACTGCCAGGGACCGTCCGGCAGCTCGCGTCGCTTCAGGAGGGGATAGTTCGCCGGGACGAAGAACTGGGAGCCCAGGGCGTCTCCCACCGCCAGGCCGCGCAGGCTGGCGAGGGCGCGTTCGAAGCGCCGGTCGTTAGAGGAATCAGCGGTCATCGCCCTGCCACTCTATCCGGTGCCACCGTACGGTTTCGGGGTGCGCCAGCGTTCGAAGGGGCGGTCCAGGGTGTAGCGACCGTCCTCTCCCAGGAGCAGGGTGCGGGTCTCCCCGTTGCCCGGGTTGGACAGCGACTCGAACTCGGCGACCGTCCAGTGGAACCAGCGCATGCAGAACAGCCGCATGGTGAGGCCGTGGGTGACCAGGAGGACGTTCGGCGGATGGTCCGGCGCCTCGAAGCTGCGGTAGAGGCTCTCCAGGAAGGCGCCCACGCGGTCGTACACGTCGGCACCGGACTCCCCTTGCGCGAACCGGTAGAAGAAGTGTCCGTAGGCGTCGCGGTACGCCTTCTGCAGGCGCACGTCCTCCCGCTCCTGCCAGTTGCCCCAGTCCTGTTCCCGCAGCCGGGGCTCCTCGCGGACCCGGACGCGCCTCGGGTCCAGCCGGAAGGCCCGGAAGGTCTCGTGGGTGCGGCGGTACGGCGACACGTACACGCTGACCCGCTCGTCGCCGAACAGCTCGCGCAGCCGGTCTCCGGTCTCCTCGGCCTGGCGGCGGCCGTTCGCGGTGAGCGCGAGGGCATGGTCGGGCTCGCGCTCGTACACCGTGTCATCGACGTTCCCCTCCGACTCTCCGTGCCGTACGAGGACGATGCGCCGCGGTCGTGCCATGACTCGACCCTAGTTCGACCGCCGCGGCCGGGCTCAGCCGGCCAGGCGCCCGGAGTCCATCCGGTGGACCCGGCCGGTGAAGCGGCGGCGCAGCCGCCGGTCGTGGGAGACGACGACGAGGGCGCCGGTCCACTGCTCCAGGGCCTGTTCCAGCTCCTCGACGAGGCCGAGGGCCAGGTGGTTGGCCGGCTCGTCGAGCAGCAGCAGGTCCGCCGGCCTGGCAAGCAGTCGCGCCAGGGCCAGCCGACGGCGCTGACCGGCCGAGAGCGATCCGACCGGGACGTGCAGGTCGGCGGGGCGGAACAGGCCGTAGGACAGCAGCAGCTCGGAACTCTCGTCCTCGGAGAGGGCGAGCCCCCGTCCGAAGGCGGCGAGCACGCGCTCGGCCGGCCGACCGACGGGTATCTCCTGGGCCAGGAACCCGATCCGGCCGCGTCGCCGGACGTCGCCCTCGTCGGGGTTGCGCACCCCTGCCATCACCGAGAGGAGCGTGGACTTCCCTGCCCCGTTGCCCCCATGGACCAGGATCTTCTCGCCCGCGCCGACGGTCAGCGCGTCCACCGCGAGCCGCCCGCCGACCCGCACCCCGGTCAGGGACACCAGCTCGCCCTGCGCGCCTCCGGCCACGGGCCGGGCCGCGAAGGCCAGCGGTCTGGGCGGCCGGGCGACGGGCTCCTCCCGCAGCCGACGCAGCCGCTCCTGCGCGTTTCGCACACGGCCGGACACCGAGGCCTGGACCCGGCCTCCCGCGCGGTCGTACGCCATCTTGTTGTTGTCCCTGGGCCCGTGGCCGGCGGCGACGCCGTGCGCGGTGGTCGCGGCGTACTCCTCCAGTCTGGACGTCTCCGCGCACCACTCCGCGTACGCCTGCTCCCAGCGGCGTCGCGCGGCCGCCTGCTCGGCGCGGTATCCGGCGTACCCGTCCCCGTACCGGACGAGCGTGCGGCGGTCGGCGTCCACCTCGACGATCGCGGTCGCGACCCGCTCCAGGAAGACGCGGTCGTGGGAGACGGCGACGACCGTGCCCCGGTGGGCGAGCAGTGCCTCCTCCAGCCAGTCGAGGGCGCGCTCGTCCAGGTGGTTGGTGGGCTCGTCGAGCAGCAGCACCTCGGGCGACGCGGCGAGCGTGCACGCGATGCCGAGGCGCGCCTGCTCCCCGCCCGACAGACTGCCGAGCAGCCGCTCCCGCCCGATGCCGGCGAGACCGAGACCGTGCATCGCCTTGTCGACCCGGGCGTCCGCCTCGTACCCGCCGCGCAGCTCGTAGGCGGTGAGCAGTTCGCCGTACGCGTCCAGGGCGCCGGCGTCCGCCGAGTCGAGCCGCTGTTCGAGCCCACGCAGCCCGCGTTCCATGGACCGCAGTTCGGACAGGGCCGCGTCCATCGCGTCCGCGACGGTGCGGTCGCCGGGCAGCTGCGGGGTCTGGGCGAGGAGTCCCGAGCCGCCCTCCGCCACCGTGATCACGTCGCCGTCGTCGGGTGCCTCCAGGCCGCCGAGGATGCGCAGCAGGGTGGACTTCCCCGCCCCGTTCTCCCCCACGATGCCGATCCGTTCACCGGGGCGCACGGTGAGCGAGATCCGGTCGAGCAGGAGCCGGTCCCCACGGGACACGGTCACGTCGCGCAGAGAGATCTGAGTGGGCAAGGGCGCCTCCAGGAGTCGAGTCGGGTCGTGACGGGTCGAAATCACATGAACGAGCGGGGGAGCAAATGCAACCGGAGTCGCATTACCGTGAGTGTGGCACACTCGATCCATTAACGCAACAGGAGTAGCAATTGAACGAGTCTCCCGCTCCGTCCGAGCCGACCACGCCTCCCGCGCCCGGCAGCCGGCGCCCCGGCGGCCGGACCGCCCGCACCCGCGCCGCCGTCCGCGACGCCGTCCTGTCCGGCCTGGCCGAACACGGCTACCCGGGGCTGACGGTCGAGTACGTGGCGGAGCACTCCGGCGTCCACAAGACGACCCTCTACCGCCGCTGGGGCACCCTCGAAGGGCTGGTCGCCGACGCCCTGGACCTGGCGGGCGAGGACACCTGGACGCCGCCGGACACCGGCAGCCTGGCCGGTGATCTGCGTGCGCTGGCGCGCGAGGTGAGCGAGTCGTTCGCCGATCCGGCCGCCGCTGCCGCGCCCACGGCTTTCGTCGGCGCCGCGTTCCAGTCACCGCGCGCCGCGGAGGCCCTGCGGGCGTTCTACGCGGAGCGCTTCCGGCGCTGTGAGCCGGTCGTCGAGCGGGCCGTGGAGCGCGGCGAGGCCCCGCCCGGCACCGACGCGGGAGCCGTCGTACGGGCCGCCTCCGCGCCGCTCTTCCTGCGTCTGTTCGTCACCCGCGAGCCGGTCGACACCGCGCTCGCGGACCAGTCCGCCGCCGCGGCCCTCGCGGCGGTCGAGGCGGGAGCGTTCACCACCTCGAACGGGTGAAGCCAAGACCCGCAGACCGGTGGACGGCTCGGTCGGTGAAGCGGTGACGCCGGGCGAGGGGCCTTACCGGCAGACCGATGACCCGGTGGCCCCAGACCGGTGAACGGTCAAACCGCCCAAGCCGGTTCGAGCTGGACCACGTCCCCAGCCATCGCCGCCACGTCGGCCTCGGTCTGCGCGCGCAGGCCGAGCCGTTCCACCCGCTCCGTGCGGTACTTCCCGTGCTCCGCCGCCGAGTGCCACAGCGACAGCACCAGGAACTCGTGCCCCGGAGCCTCCCCGAACACCCCGCGCAGCATCCCCGGCGACCCGGCCATGGCCGGGTTCCACACCTTCTCCTGCATCAGCGCGAAGTGCTCGACCCGCTCCGCGTGGACACGGCAGTGCGCGACCCGGGCCACGTCCGCGTCCGCGAAGCGCGGCTCGAACCCCGTCTTCACGTCGAAGCGGTAGTCGAAGAGTTTGACCTGCGCGTCCTTGAACGTCCCGGCCTGCGAGGCCGCGAGCCGGTCGTGCGCCCGCGCCATGAACGAGTCGTAGAACGCGCGGCTCTCCCAGAACGCGAAGACATGGGCGACGTCGGGCCGTCGGCGGCTCCACCCCCCGCCCTGCCCCCGGAAGCCCGGCTCACCCAGCAGCCCCGCCCACTTCCGCTGCCCCCGCTCGAACCCCCGACGGTCGACGACGGTGCAGCGAATCCACTTGACCAGCACCGCGCCATCGTACGGCCGTGAACGACACCCCGTCAGAGGTCTGCGGACCGATCACCCGAAAACACGGTGAGGTGTCCGCCGGAAGTTCGCACAATGATCCGTATGACGGCACTGCACGCCAATCCCCTCTTCTCCCGCCTCGAATCGGCCCGCCGCGTCCTCGTGACCGGCGCGGGCGGCGGTTTCGACATCTACGCCGGGCTGCCGATCGCGCTGTCCCTGCTGCACCAGGGCAAGGAAGTCCGGCTCGCCAACCTCACCTTCAGCGCGATCGAGGGGCTGCCGCTCGACTCCTGGCTCGTGCCGGACGTCGCCGTCGTCACTCCGGAGTCCTCGCCCCACCAGACGTACTTCCCCGAGCGTACCCTCGCGCAATGGCTGAAAATGCACGGCTATCCCAGCACCGTCCACGCCTTGGCGCGCGTCGGCGTGCAGCCGCTGCGGGCCGCCTACCGGGCGCTGATCGAGCACCACGAGATCGACGCCGTCATCCTGGTCGACGGCGGTACGGACATCCTCATGCGGGGCGACGAGTCGGGCCTCGGCACCCCGGAGGAGGACCTGACCAGCGTGGCCGCCCTGGCCGGCATCGACGACCTCCCCGGCCTCACCGAGCGGCTCGTCGTCTCGATCGGCTTCGGTGTCGACGCGTACCACGGCGTCAGCCACGGGCTGGTCCTGGAGAACATCGCGGCGCTGGACCGGGACGGGGCTTACCTCGGAGCGTTCTCGGTGCCCCGCGCCTCCAAGGAGGGGGCGCTGTTCCTGGACGCCGTCGCGCACGCGCAGCACCGGACGCCCGACCGTCCCAGCATCGTGAATGGCTCGATCGCGGCGGCGGTACAAGGCTCCTTCGGAGACGTGCAGTTCACGGAGCGCACGCGCGGCAGCGAGCTGTTCATCAACCCTCTGATGTCGCTCTGCTTCGCCTTCGAACTGAAGGGACTGGCCGCCCGCTGCCTCTATCTCGACCGTATTGAGCACACGCACCTCATTCGCCAGGTGAGCAGCGCCATCGAGGAGTTCCGGGACGAGGTCGTCCGGCAGCGGCCGCCGCGCGGCTACCCGCACTGAGCCGGCGTGACACCATGAGCAACCTGCCCGCGACCACGGGTGGTTGACCGGCGGGCAGGCCGGATGTGCGAGCGACGAGAGAGGGGATTCACGGTGGGCGGTCTCAACAAGGGGGTCGGCAAGGTCGAGGTGACGCTCAAGTGGGACCCGAGCCCGATCGGAGCGCCGGCGCACGATCTCGACATCATCGCGGGGGTGTACGGCTCGGAGGACCCGTTCGGGGCGCCGGCCTTCCTGGTGCACTTCGGCAGCCGCTCCCCCGACGGGACGATCACGCTCCACCGGGACAGCCGTACGGGGCAGGGCTTCGGGTACGACGAGGCGATGACCGTGGAGCTGGACCGGATCGCCGCCACGTACGGGCGCGTCGTGGTGGGCGTGGCCATACAGCAGGGCGGCGGCCGGCGGACCTTCGGCGACGTCGCCAACACGGGGGTCCTGGTGCGTGAGGGTCATCGCGACCTGCTGACGGACGACTTCGCCGACCTGGCGGAGGCGACGGCGGCGACGGTCGTGGAGTTCACCCGGGACGGTGCGGACGGCTGGGAGTACCGCCAGATCACCCGCGGCTTCGACGCCGACCCGCAGGAATTCGCGGCGGTGATGGGCGCCCAGCAGGTTTAGCCCTGCGGCGGGCGCACAGGGGCGGCCCAGCGCATACGGAACGGGGGACCCGTGCGGCGCACGGGTCCCCCGTTCCGTATGCGCCACCCCGCTCCCGGCCCGTCGTCGCGGAGGCCCGCGGCTCGAGTTCCGGTGCCATGCCGTCCGCGAGCCAACAAGCCCTCGACATCGCGGCGACGGCCCGAGACGCCGGAGAGGGTGCCGACCATGGTCGGCACCCTCTCTCATGCGTGCTCCGCGCCTCAGCGGCAGATGCTCAGCCGCTCACCGTCGCATCGGACGCGGTCCGCGCGGGCTCAGCTGCAGCCGCTGGTCGAGCCGCAGCCCTCGCAGATGTAGCAGGAGCCGGCGCGCTGCATCTTGGTGCCGCAGGAGAAGCAGAGCGGGGCGTCCGCGCTGATGCCCAGCTGCATCTCGACGAGCTCGGCCGAGGTGTGCGCCTGCTTCGGGGCCGGGACCTCGATCTTGGCGATCGGGGCGGCGACGGCCTTCAGCTCCTGGGCGCGCGGGGCCGACTGGGCCAGGCCCTCGACGTCGACCTCGTCCTCGGTGGGCTCGTAGGAGCCCGTCTCCAGGTGGCGCTGACGCTCCTCGGCGGAGTGGATGCCGAGCGCCGAGCGGGTCTCGAAGGGCAGGAAGTCCAGCGCCAGGCGGCGGAAGATGTAGTCGACGATCGACTGCGCCATCCGCACGTCCGGGTCGTCCGTCATGCCGGCCGGCTCGAAGCGCATGTTGGTGAACTTCGAGACGTACGTTTCGAGCGGGACGCCGTACTGAAGGCCGACCGAGACGGCGATCGAGAAGGCGTCCATCATGCCCGCGAGCGTCGAACCCTGCTTGGACATCTTGAGGAAGACCTCGCCGAGACCGTCGTCCGGGTAGGAGTTCGCGGTCATGTAGCCCTCGGCGCCGCCGACCGTGAAGGAGGTGGTGATCCCCGGGCGGCCCTTCGGCAGGCGCTTGCGGACCGGGCGGTACTCGACGACCTTCTCGACGGCCTCGCGGATCGTCGCCTCGGACTTCGCGGTGACCTCGGCCTTCTCCTCCTCCTTCTTCTTGGCGGAGAGCGGCTGGCCGACCTTGCAGTTGTCGCGGTAGATCGCGAGCGCCTTGACGCCCATCTTCCACGCCTCGAAGTAGACCTCCTCGACGTCCTCGACGGTCGCCGTCTCCGGCAGGTTGACCGTCTTGGAGAGGGCGCCGGAGATCCACGGCTGGATGGCGGCCATCATGCGGACGTGGCCCATCGCGGAGATGGAACGCTCGCCCATGGCGCAGTCGAAGACCTCGTAGTGCTCGGTCTTCAGACCGGGGGCGTCGATCACATTGCCGTGCTCGGCGATGTGGGCGACGATCGCCTCGATCTGCTCCTCCTGGTAACCCAGGCGGCGCAGGGCCTGCGGGACGGTGCCGTTGACGATCTGCATCGAGCCGCCGCCGACCAGCTTCTTGAACTTGACCAGGGCGAGGTCGGGCTCGAGGCCGGTGGTGTCGCAGGACATCGCGAGACCGATGGTGCCGGTCGGGGCGATGACGGACGCCTGGGCGTTGCGGAAGCCGTTCTTGGCGCCGAGGCGGATCACGTCCTGCCAGGCCTCCGTGGCGGCGGCCCAGATCGGCGAGTCCAGGTCGTCCATGCGGACGGCCGTCTCGTTGGCGTCGGCGTGCTGCTTCATGACGCGCTGGTGCGGCTGAGCGTTCTTCGCGTAGCCGTCGTACGCGCCGACGACCGCGGCGAGCTCGGCGGAGCGCCGGTACGAGGTGCCGGTCATCAGCGAGGTGATGGCGCCGGCCAGGGCGCGGCCGCCGTCGGAGTCGTACGCGTGGCCGGTCGCCATCAGCAGGGCGCCGAGGTTGGCGTAGCCGATGCCGAGCTGGCGGAAGGCGCGGGTGTTCTCGCCGATCTTCTGGGTCGGGAAGTCGGCGAAGCAGATGGAGATGTCCATCGCGGTGATGACGAGCTCGACGACCTTGGCGAAGCGCTCGACGTCGAAGGACTGGTTGCCCTTGCCGTCGTCCTTGAGGAACTTCATCAGGTTCAGCGAGGCGAGGTTGCAGGACGTGTTGTCCAGGTGCATGTACTCGCTGCACGGGTTCGAGCCGTTGATCCGGCCGGACTCGGGGCAGGTGTGCCAGTGGTTGATCGTGTCGTCGTACTGGATGCCCGGGTCGGCGCAGGCCCACGCGGCCTCGGCCATCTTGCGGAACAGCGACTTGGCGTCGACCTGCTCGATGACCTCGCCGGTCATGCGGGCGCGCAGACCGAACTTCCCGCCGGTCTCGACGGCCTTCATGAACTCGTCGTTCACGCGGACGGAGTTGTTGGCGTTCTGGTACTGGACGGACGTGATGTCGTCGCCGCCCAGGTCCATGTCGAAGCCCGCGTCACGGAGGGCGCGGATCTTCTCCTCCTCCTTGACCTTGGTCTCGATGAAGTCCTCGATGTCCGGGTGGTCGACGTCGAGGATGACCATCTTGGCCGCGCGGCGGGTGGCGCCGCCCGACTTGATCGTTCCTGCGGACGCGTCGGCGCCGCGCATGAAGGAGACCGGGCCGGAGGCGTTGCCGCCGGAGGAGAGCAGCTCCTTGGAGGAGCGGATGCGGGAGAGGTTCAGGCCGGCGCCGGAGCCGCCCTTGAAGATCATGCCCTCTTCCTTGTACCAGTCGAGGATCGACTCCATGGAGTCGTCGACGGACAGGATGAAGCAGGCGGAGACCTGCTGCGGCTGGGGCGTGCCGACGTTGAACCACACCGGGGAGTTGAAGCTGAAGATCTGGTGCAGGAGGGCGTAGGCCAGCTCGTGCTCGAAGATCTCGGCGTCGGCGGGCGAGGCGAAGTAGCCGTACTCCTCGCCGGCCTTGGTGTAGGTCTTAACGATCCGGTCGATGAGCTGCTTGAGACCGGTCTCGCGCTGCGGGGTGCCGACGGCCCCGCGGAAGTACTTGCTGGTGACGATGTTGACCGCGTTCACCGACCAGAAGTCGGGGAACTCGACGCCACGCTGCTCGAAGTTGACCGAGCCGTCGCGCCAGTTGGTCATGACGACGTCACGACGCTCCCAGACCACCTCTTCGTACGGATGCACGCCGGGGGTGGTGTGGATGCGCTCGATACGCAGGCCCTTGCTCGCCTTGGTTCCCTTGGCGCGGGAACCACGTGCCGGACCGCTCGCCGTCTCTGTCATGCCGCCTCCCATATACGGGCAAAACACCTCGTGGCGCCCAGATAATCCCAAGGCACCATCTTCTGTACTGCTGTCTGTACTGCTGCCACGAGCGCCGCACACGGCACCCGGGGCACGTATTTGTCGGCCGCTCCCGCGACCGGTCGCCGGGCCTTCGCGGGCCCGGCCTCGCCGCTCAGTCGGCGGCGACGGCGGGAACGGGGACCTCGGGGGTCGCTCCGGTCCCGCATTCCTCAGCGGGAGGCCGCTCGCGGAGCTCCGCGATGGCGGCCTCGAAGTCCTCCAGGCTGTCGAAAGCCTTGTACACCGATGCGAAGCGCAGGTACGCGACGAGGTCGAGTTCCTGCAGGGGGCCGAGAATGGCCAGCCCGACGTCGTGGGTGGTCAGCTCGGCGCTGCCGGTGGCGCGCACCGCCTCCTCGACCCGCTGGCCGAGCTGGGCGAGGGCGTCCTCGGTGACGGGTCGCCCCTGGCACGCCTTGCGCACGCCGGAGATGACCTTGGTACGGCTGAAGGGCTCGGTGACACCCGCCCGCTTGATCACCATGAGTGACGCGGTCTCCACCGTGGTGAAGCGGCGGGAGCAGTCGGGGCACTGGCGCCGGCGTCGGATCGACGTCCCGTCGTCGGTGGTGCGACTGTCGACGACGCGGCTGTCAGGGTGCCTGCAGAAGGGGCAATGCATGGCTCCGACCCTCCCTCACGGCACGACTGAATAGCCTCGCCAGGCCCGGTCAAGGCCCCTCGAAGCAGCCACCAGCATAGGCGATGCGCGACCCCCCGGTTGACCGGGGAACCACAACTTCTGGGTGGCCGTCAGCATCCAACCACTAGATCTGGTGTTGAGACGCCAATCCGACACAACGCGCGTGTCGCACGCCTGTCGCGCGTCCAGGAACACCGGGGATCGGCGAAGAGCGTACGGGAAGGCGCACGCGAGCCCCGCAGGGGGACCGGCACGACGCGACGCCCGTACACGGGGTTCCACGGTTTCGGGGGCCCCTGGTGCGACACTGAGGGCCTGACCCACCCCCCTGGCGATCCGGCGGCGGCGGTACCGTAATGGACCGAATTACCACCGGGACCGGGCCCGTATATACACCCAGTCACAGGTACGCGTAAGGCAATCTGCGATTTTTCACTCGAACGTGTGTTTGGCGCAACCTTTCGAAAGCTACTACCGTTGTCCAGCCAGGGAGACCATTCGAGAGGGGCCGACGACGTGACCACCACCGCAGACAGTGCCACCATCACTGCCCAGGACCGCTCCCAGAGCCGACTCGAGCCGGTGCATGCCATGAACGACGCAGCCACGAACCCGGAAGGGCTCGATCCCTCGCGCCCCGCGCGGTCGCTGCCCGGCCGACCTCCCGGCATCAGGGCGGACAGCTCGGGCCTCACTGACCGGCAGCGCCGGGTCATCGAGGTCATCCGGGACTCGGTCCAGCGACGCGGCTACCCGCCGTCGATGCGCGAGATCGGCCAGGCCGTGGGGCTGTCCAGCACGTCGTCCGTGGCGCACCAGCTCATGGCTCTGGAGCGCAAGGGCTTCCTGCGCCGCGACCCGCACCGGCCGCGCGCGTACGAGGTGCGCGGCTCGGACCAGCCGAGCACCCAGCCGACCGACACCACGGGCAAGCCCGCCGCGTCGTACGTCCCCCTGGTCGGCCGGATCGCGGCAGGCGGCCCCATCCTCGCCGAGGAGTCGGTCGAGGACGTCTTCCCGCTCCCCCGCCAGCTGGTCGGCGACGGCGAGCTGTTCGTCCTCAAGGTCGTCGGCGACTCGATGATCGAGGCCGCGATCTGCGACGGCGACTGGGTGACCGTGCGCCGCCAGCCCGTCGCGGAGAATGGCGACATCGTCGCCGCGATGCTGGACGGCGAGGCGACTGTGAAGCGCTTCAAGCGCGAGGACGGCCACGTCTGGCTGCTCCCGCACAACGCGGCGTACCAGCCGATCCCTGGCGACGAGGCCACCATCCTCGGCAAGGTCGTCGCCGTGCTGCGACGGGTGTGACCACACCCCGTCGGCCCTGAGCCGGGCCCCGGGACCCCCTGCGCCGGTCCCGGGGCCCTGTTGTGTCCTCAGACCTCAGCCACGTCAGGCCTCGGCCGTCTTCGCGGCGGCGTCGATCGCGGAGAGCGACTTGCGGACCTGGTTGCGGTCCGTCGTGTACCAGAAGTCCGGCATCGAGGCCTTCAGGTAGCTGCCGTAGCGGGCCGTGGCCAGCCGGGGGTCCAGCACGGCGACGACGCCACGGTCCCCCGTGGCCCGTACGAGCCGGCCGGCGCCCTGCGCCATGAGCAGCGCCGCATGCGTCGCCGCGACGGCCATGAAGCCGTTGCCGCCCGCCTCCTCCACGGCCTTCTGCCGGGCGCTCATCAGCGGGTCGTCGGGGCGCGGGAAGGGGATCTTGTCCATGACGACCAGCTGGCAGTTGGGCCCCGGCACGTCCACGCCCTGCCAGAGCGACAGCGTGCCGAACAGGCAGGTCTGCGGGTCGACGGCGAATGCCTTGATCAGCTCGCCGAGGGTGTCCTCGCCCTGGAGCAGCACCGGGAACTCGGGGATCCGGGTGCGCAGCTCCTCCGCCGCCAGCTGCGCCGCGCGCATCGAGGAGAACAGCCCCAGCGTCCGCCCACCGGCCGCCTGGATCAGCTCGGTCAGCTCGTCCAGCATGTCCGTGCGGTCGCCGTCCCTGGCCGGCTTGGCCAGGTGCTTCGCGACGTACATGATCCCCTGCTTCGGGTAGTCGAACGGCGAGCCGACGTCGATGCCCTTCCACACCGGGATGTCGTCGCCCTCCGTGCCCTCCGGGGCGAGCCCGAGTGAGGCCCCCACGCCGTTGAAGTCACCGCCGAGCTTCAGGGTCGCCGAGGTCAGGACCACCGACCGCTCGGCGAAGAGCTTCTCGCGCAGCAGGCCCGAGACGGAGAGCGGGGCCACCCGCAGCGAGGCTCCGAAGCGGTCGTGCCGCTCGTACCAGACGACGTCGTACTCGGAGCCGTGCGTGATCCGCTCGGCGACGCCGTGCACCGACTCCACCGAGGCCAGGGCCTGCTTGCGGACGGCGTCCTCGTCCTGGACCGACTTGTCGCGTGTCGTGCCCAAGGCGCTGATCACGTTCCGGGAGGCGTCGCGCAGCGCCATCATGGCGTAGCCGAGGTCCTCGGGGATCTCCTCCAGGCGGCCCGGCAGGGCCAGCTCCATCAGCCGCTCGAAGCCCTCCGCGGCGGTCTGCAGCTGGTCCGCGATCTTCTCGTCCACCAGCTTCGCGGCCCGCTTCACGGCGCGGTTCACCTGGCTCGGGGTGAGCTCGCCGGTGGCGACACCGGTGACCCGGGAGACCAGCTCGTGGGCCTCGTCGACGATCAGCACCTCGTGCTGCGGCAGGACCGGGGCGCCCTCGATCGCGTCGATGGCGAGCAGCGCGTGGTTGGTCACCACCACCTCGGCGAGCTTGGCGCGCTCGCGCGCCGCCTCGGCGAAGCACTCCGCGCCGTACGCGCACTTGGTCGCGCCCAGGCACTCGCGGGAGGAGACCGAGACCTGTGCCCAGGCGCGGTCCGAGACACCCGGCGTCATGTCGTCCCGGTCGCCGGTCTCCGTCTCGTCCGCCCAGTCCCGCAGCCGGAGCAGGTCCTGGCCCAGCTTGCTGGTGGGCGCGGCCGCCTCGAACGGATCGAAGAGGCCCTCCTCCTCGTCCTGCGGCACGCCCTCGTGGAGGCGGTGCAGGCACAGGTAGTTCGACCGCCCCTTGAGCATCGCGAACTCGGGACGGCGGCGCAGCTGCGGGTGCAGCGCGTCGACCGTCCGTGGCAGGTCGCGCTCGACGAGCTGGCGCTGGAGCGCCAGGGTGGCCGTGGCGACGACCACGCGCTCCCCGTGCGCGAGCGCGGGCACCAGGTAGCCGAGCGACTTACCCGTGCCGGTGCCGGCCTGGACCAGCAGGTGGGAGTTGTCGTCGATGGCTTCGGCGACCGCCTCGGCCATGGCGACCTGGCCGGGCCGCTCCATGCCGCCCACGGCGGAGACGGCGGCATGGAGGAGATCGGGGAGGGATGGCTTCGTCATAGCCGGACCAGCCTACGGGGCCCCACTGACAATCCGGTCACGCGAACGCCCGGGCGAATCGATCAGGCCAGCGGATTGGCGACGGTGCCGTGCACGGCCGCGTGCGGCCGCTCGGGCCGGTCCCGGTAGCCGTCCATGTGCAGCCGGTTGCGGTTGAGGCAGAGCCGCTCGATCCGCGGGGTGAGCAGGTCGAAGAGCTCGAACCGTTCCTTCAGCTCGGGGAAGCGGGCCTGGTGGCGCAGGATCTCGGC
This sequence is a window from Streptomyces sp. HUAS YS2. Protein-coding genes within it:
- a CDS encoding ADP-ribosylglycohydrolase family protein, producing MTADSSNDRRFERALASLRGLAVGDALGSQFFVPANYPLLKRRELPDGPWQWTDDTEMACSVLAVLAAHDRIDQDALARSFADHHDFDRGYGPAVNRMLRLIREGGDWRELAAALFNGQGSWGNGAAMRIAPLGAWYADDPEQATHQAEISAYTTHQHREAVVGAMAVAAAAALAADPAGPPTPEALLDGVVALVPRSAVGAGLRRARDMLDYGDAGTVAAVLGSGRRTTAHDTVPFALWSAARALTDYERVFWTTAQVGGDVDTTCAIAGGVVAAGSRGAPPAAWLEQTEELPAWLTDGVRS
- a CDS encoding phosphoglycerate mutase family protein, which codes for MARPRRIVLVRHGESEGNVDDTVYEREPDHALALTANGRRQAEETGDRLRELFGDERVSVYVSPYRRTHETFRAFRLDPRRVRVREEPRLREQDWGNWQEREDVRLQKAYRDAYGHFFYRFAQGESGADVYDRVGAFLESLYRSFEAPDHPPNVLLVTHGLTMRLFCMRWFHWTVAEFESLSNPGNGETRTLLLGEDGRYTLDRPFERWRTPKPYGGTG
- a CDS encoding ABC-F family ATP-binding cassette domain-containing protein — encoded protein: MPTQISLRDVTVSRGDRLLLDRISLTVRPGERIGIVGENGAGKSTLLRILGGLEAPDDGDVITVAEGGSGLLAQTPQLPGDRTVADAMDAALSELRSMERGLRGLEQRLDSADAGALDAYGELLTAYELRGGYEADARVDKAMHGLGLAGIGRERLLGSLSGGEQARLGIACTLAASPEVLLLDEPTNHLDERALDWLEEALLAHRGTVVAVSHDRVFLERVATAIVEVDADRRTLVRYGDGYAGYRAEQAAARRRWEQAYAEWCAETSRLEEYAATTAHGVAAGHGPRDNNKMAYDRAGGRVQASVSGRVRNAQERLRRLREEPVARPPRPLAFAARPVAGGAQGELVSLTGVRVGGRLAVDALTVGAGEKILVHGGNGAGKSTLLSVMAGVRNPDEGDVRRRGRIGFLAQEIPVGRPAERVLAAFGRGLALSEDESSELLLSYGLFRPADLHVPVGSLSAGQRRRLALARLLARPADLLLLDEPANHLALGLVEELEQALEQWTGALVVVSHDRRLRRRFTGRVHRMDSGRLAG
- a CDS encoding TetR/AcrR family transcriptional regulator encodes the protein MNESPAPSEPTTPPAPGSRRPGGRTARTRAAVRDAVLSGLAEHGYPGLTVEYVAEHSGVHKTTLYRRWGTLEGLVADALDLAGEDTWTPPDTGSLAGDLRALAREVSESFADPAAAAAPTAFVGAAFQSPRAAEALRAFYAERFRRCEPVVERAVERGEAPPGTDAGAVVRAASAPLFLRLFVTREPVDTALADQSAAAALAAVEAGAFTTSNG
- a CDS encoding YdbC family protein, producing MLVKWIRCTVVDRRGFERGQRKWAGLLGEPGFRGQGGGWSRRRPDVAHVFAFWESRAFYDSFMARAHDRLAASQAGTFKDAQVKLFDYRFDVKTGFEPRFADADVARVAHCRVHAERVEHFALMQEKVWNPAMAGSPGMLRGVFGEAPGHEFLVLSLWHSAAEHGKYRTERVERLGLRAQTEADVAAMAGDVVQLEPAWAV
- a CDS encoding DUF1152 domain-containing protein gives rise to the protein MTALHANPLFSRLESARRVLVTGAGGGFDIYAGLPIALSLLHQGKEVRLANLTFSAIEGLPLDSWLVPDVAVVTPESSPHQTYFPERTLAQWLKMHGYPSTVHALARVGVQPLRAAYRALIEHHEIDAVILVDGGTDILMRGDESGLGTPEEDLTSVAALAGIDDLPGLTERLVVSIGFGVDAYHGVSHGLVLENIAALDRDGAYLGAFSVPRASKEGALFLDAVAHAQHRTPDRPSIVNGSIAAAVQGSFGDVQFTERTRGSELFINPLMSLCFAFELKGLAARCLYLDRIEHTHLIRQVSSAIEEFRDEVVRQRPPRGYPH